A genomic segment from Luteolibacter ambystomatis encodes:
- a CDS encoding GxxExxY protein → MTQKDPIFQLCDQVRETSFALHSYLRQGHKESVYEIGLHHRLNKKGIPAERQVPLQVLDEDGTLLGNLDIDLLVSGELIVEIKAARALAPEHTAQLLGYLRACRREHGLLINFGAPKLEIRKYALSQEFPEFPQTSSI, encoded by the coding sequence ATGACGCAAAAGGATCCAATCTTCCAACTGTGCGATCAGGTGAGGGAAACCTCCTTCGCCCTGCACAGCTATTTGCGTCAGGGACACAAGGAGAGCGTTTACGAAATCGGTCTGCACCATCGACTGAACAAAAAAGGCATCCCAGCCGAGCGACAGGTCCCTCTTCAGGTTCTTGATGAGGATGGAACCTTACTCGGCAACCTCGACATCGATCTGTTGGTTTCAGGCGAATTGATTGTGGAAATCAAAGCCGCCCGAGCTCTCGCGCCCGAACACACCGCCCAACTCCTTGGCTACCTCCGTGCCTGCCGCAGGGAACACGGCCTGCTCATCAACTTCGGAGCACCCAAACTCGAAATCCGGAAATACGCGCTTTCTCAGGAATTCCCCGAATTCCCGCAAACATCCAGTATCTGA
- the ahcY gene encoding adenosylhomocysteinase has protein sequence MQTLEPPTSKASVSTDYKVADISLADFGRKEIQIAEHEMPGLMATRAKYGSEKPLQGVRIMGSLHMTIQTAVLIETLVELGAEVRWVSCNIFSTQDHAAAAIAAAGIPVFAWKGETLEEYWWCTWQAIVNPQGLGPELIVDDGGDATLLIHKGYEMENGSDWINTASGSHEEQVIKDLLKKIKVEQPGIFATIVKDWKGVSEETTTGVHRLYQMAKAGTLLVPAINVNDSVTKSKFDNLYGCRESLVDGIKRATDVMISGKVGVVCGYGDVGKGCAQALRGQGAQVVVTEVDPICALQAAMEGFRVLTVEDTLGWGDIYVTTTGNKDIIRLEHMEKMKDQAIVCNIGHFDNEIQIDKLNNAAGIARTNIKPQVDKYTFPTGNSIYMLAEGRLVNLGCATGHPSFVMSNSFTNQTLAQIDLWKNRGTNKAGEVKVLSKQLDEEVARLHLAKVGAKLTVLTQDQADYISVPVEGPYKPDHYRY, from the coding sequence ATGCAAACTCTCGAACCACCCACCTCCAAAGCTTCCGTGAGCACTGACTACAAAGTTGCCGACATCTCCCTTGCCGATTTCGGCCGCAAGGAAATCCAGATCGCCGAGCATGAGATGCCTGGTCTCATGGCCACCCGCGCCAAGTACGGCTCGGAGAAGCCGCTGCAGGGCGTACGCATCATGGGCTCGCTGCACATGACCATCCAGACCGCCGTGCTCATCGAGACGCTCGTCGAACTCGGTGCCGAAGTACGATGGGTCTCGTGCAACATCTTCTCCACCCAGGACCACGCCGCCGCCGCCATCGCCGCCGCCGGTATCCCGGTCTTCGCCTGGAAGGGCGAGACGCTGGAGGAATACTGGTGGTGTACGTGGCAGGCCATCGTCAATCCGCAGGGCCTTGGTCCGGAACTCATCGTCGATGACGGTGGCGACGCGACCCTTCTCATCCACAAGGGCTATGAGATGGAGAACGGTTCCGACTGGATCAACACCGCTTCCGGTTCTCATGAAGAGCAGGTCATCAAGGACCTTCTCAAGAAGATCAAGGTCGAGCAGCCCGGTATCTTCGCGACCATCGTGAAGGACTGGAAGGGTGTTTCCGAGGAGACCACCACCGGCGTCCACCGCCTCTATCAGATGGCGAAGGCCGGAACGCTGCTTGTTCCGGCGATCAACGTGAACGACTCCGTGACCAAGTCGAAGTTCGACAACCTCTACGGCTGCCGCGAGTCGCTCGTAGACGGTATCAAGCGCGCTACGGATGTGATGATCTCCGGCAAGGTCGGCGTGGTCTGCGGCTACGGCGATGTCGGCAAGGGCTGCGCCCAGGCTCTCCGCGGCCAAGGCGCCCAAGTGGTCGTGACCGAAGTCGATCCGATCTGCGCGCTGCAGGCGGCGATGGAAGGCTTCCGCGTGCTCACCGTCGAGGACACCCTCGGCTGGGGTGACATCTACGTCACCACCACGGGCAACAAGGACATCATCCGCCTCGAGCACATGGAGAAGATGAAGGACCAGGCGATCGTCTGCAACATCGGCCACTTCGACAACGAGATCCAGATCGACAAGCTCAACAACGCCGCTGGTATCGCCCGCACGAACATCAAGCCGCAGGTGGACAAGTACACCTTCCCGACCGGCAACAGCATCTACATGCTTGCCGAAGGCCGCCTCGTGAACCTCGGCTGCGCCACCGGCCACCCGTCGTTCGTGATGTCGAACAGCTTCACCAACCAGACGCTCGCCCAGATCGACCTCTGGAAGAACCGCGGCACCAACAAGGCCGGTGAAGTGAAGGTGCTCTCGAAGCAGCTCGATGAGGAAGTCGCCCGCCTCCACCTCGCGAAGGTGGGTGCGAAGCTCACCGTCCTCACCCAGGACCAGGCCGACTACATCAGCGTGCCGGTGGAAGGTCCGTACAAGCCGGACCACTACCGCTACTGA
- a CDS encoding ArsR/SmtB family transcription factor translates to MASMLKSLKLLADPTRLRILMLLEQEALSVAELQEILGMGQSRISTQLSQMKTEGLVEDERSGKNNIYSCSATPDLLEVARLAAQEVREVEKDSSALRHLLSKRKDASRAYFDELAGRFGRDYVPGRSWKGLAEAMLRVLNYRVVADLGAGEGTLSQLLARRAEKVIAVDLSPKMVEFGRELAVKHGLPNLEYRLGDIEEPPIENASVDLAILSQALHHAEHPQRALEAAFRILKPSGRLIVLDLLQHTFEEARELYADRWLGFAESDLATMLEKAGFSGVETTVADREASAPGFQTLLGVGWRE, encoded by the coding sequence ATGGCGTCAATGCTCAAATCCCTGAAGCTCCTGGCCGATCCCACCCGCCTGCGCATCCTGATGCTGCTGGAGCAGGAAGCGTTGTCCGTGGCGGAATTGCAGGAGATCCTCGGCATGGGCCAGAGCCGCATTTCCACCCAGCTTTCCCAGATGAAAACGGAGGGTTTGGTGGAGGACGAACGCAGCGGCAAAAACAACATCTACTCGTGCTCGGCCACGCCGGACCTGCTGGAAGTCGCCCGCCTCGCCGCCCAGGAAGTCCGGGAGGTGGAAAAGGACTCCTCCGCCCTGCGGCACCTCCTTTCCAAGCGCAAGGACGCTTCGCGTGCCTATTTCGATGAACTGGCCGGCCGCTTCGGACGCGACTACGTCCCAGGTCGTTCCTGGAAGGGCCTCGCCGAAGCCATGCTGCGGGTGCTGAACTACCGCGTGGTGGCCGATCTGGGTGCGGGCGAAGGCACGCTTTCTCAATTACTGGCCCGCCGTGCCGAAAAGGTGATCGCCGTGGACCTTTCGCCAAAGATGGTCGAATTCGGCCGCGAGCTGGCGGTGAAACATGGCCTCCCCAATCTCGAATACCGCCTCGGCGATATTGAGGAACCTCCCATCGAGAACGCCAGCGTGGACCTCGCCATCCTCAGCCAGGCCCTCCATCACGCGGAGCATCCGCAACGCGCGCTGGAAGCCGCTTTCCGGATATTGAAACCGAGTGGCCGCCTGATCGTCCTCGATCTGCTCCAGCATACCTTCGAGGAAGCCCGCGAACTCTATGCGGACCGCTGGCTCGGCTTTGCCGAAAGCGACCTCGCCACGATGCTGGAGAAAGCCGGGTTCTCCGGCGTGGAAACCACCGTGGCCGACCGCGAAGCCAGCGCGCCTGGATTCCAGACGCTGCTGGGAGTGGGCTGGCGCGAGTGA
- the nuoF gene encoding NADH-quinone oxidoreductase subunit NuoF, with product MITYKAGKQPDPREYRLIFKNVDREGWDPSIGTYIADGGYEDLKKAFTMAPKDITEEVKKSGLRGRGGAGFPTGMKWTFIPPNNTKPVYLICNGDESEPGTFKDRYIVHQDPHQLIEGMVISCFATGAHTAYIYLREEFPAAAILMEKALDEARAHGFLGKNILGSGFDLEIYVHRGAGAYICGEETGLIESLEGKRPYPRIKPPYFPAALGLYMSPTIVNNVESLCHVKHIIRMGGDDYAKLGVARNTGTRILCVSGDVKKPGYFEVEVGKITMRELLYDMCGGPKDGREFKAVIPGGSSSKILRCDETYKLKNPDGSSKDLGFWDIQMDFDTLAACGSMAGSGGVIVLDDTRKISWVLNNINSFYAHESCGQCTPCREGSMWMKKITDRLVTGEASPKDIETLESVAYQIDGRTICAFGEASSWPVEAMVAKFREELLSDTNADNDGKAHNEESEAQRRYLDHEPAKPGAPVTAQIA from the coding sequence GTGATCACCTACAAAGCCGGCAAGCAGCCCGATCCGCGCGAATACCGCCTGATCTTCAAGAACGTCGACCGCGAGGGCTGGGACCCTTCCATCGGCACCTACATCGCGGATGGCGGTTATGAGGATCTGAAGAAGGCGTTCACCATGGCGCCGAAGGACATCACGGAAGAAGTGAAAAAATCCGGCCTGCGCGGCCGAGGTGGTGCGGGTTTCCCGACCGGCATGAAGTGGACCTTCATCCCACCGAACAACACCAAGCCGGTGTATCTCATCTGCAATGGCGACGAGTCCGAGCCCGGCACTTTCAAGGACCGCTACATCGTCCACCAGGACCCACACCAGCTCATCGAGGGCATGGTGATCTCCTGCTTCGCCACTGGCGCGCACACCGCCTATATCTATCTCCGCGAGGAATTCCCCGCCGCCGCCATCCTGATGGAAAAGGCGCTGGATGAAGCCCGCGCCCACGGTTTCCTCGGCAAGAACATCCTCGGCTCCGGCTTCGATCTGGAAATCTACGTCCACCGCGGCGCGGGTGCCTACATCTGCGGCGAGGAGACCGGCCTGATCGAATCCCTCGAGGGCAAGCGCCCCTACCCGCGCATCAAGCCACCCTATTTCCCAGCCGCGCTCGGCCTCTACATGAGCCCTACGATCGTGAACAACGTGGAGTCACTCTGCCACGTGAAGCACATCATTCGCATGGGCGGTGACGATTACGCGAAGCTCGGCGTGGCCCGCAATACCGGCACCCGCATCCTGTGCGTCTCCGGCGATGTGAAGAAACCTGGCTATTTCGAAGTTGAGGTCGGCAAGATCACCATGCGCGAGCTGCTGTACGACATGTGCGGTGGCCCGAAGGACGGGCGCGAGTTCAAGGCTGTCATTCCCGGCGGCTCCTCCTCGAAGATCCTGCGCTGCGACGAAACCTACAAGCTCAAGAACCCGGACGGCTCCTCGAAGGACCTCGGCTTCTGGGACATCCAGATGGACTTCGACACCCTTGCCGCCTGCGGCTCCATGGCCGGCTCCGGTGGCGTGATCGTCCTCGATGACACCCGCAAGATCTCGTGGGTGCTGAACAACATCAACAGCTTCTATGCCCACGAATCCTGCGGCCAGTGCACGCCCTGCCGCGAGGGCTCGATGTGGATGAAAAAAATCACCGACCGTCTCGTCACCGGCGAAGCCTCGCCGAAGGACATCGAGACGCTCGAAAGCGTGGCCTATCAAATCGACGGCCGCACCATCTGCGCCTTCGGCGAAGCCAGCTCCTGGCCGGTCGAAGCCATGGTGGCGAAGTTCCGCGAGGAACTGCTGTCCGACACCAACGCGGACAACGACGGCAAGGCCCACAACGAGGAAAGCGAAGCCCAGCGCCGCTATCTCGATCACGAGCCCGCCAAACCCGGCGCGCCTGTGACAGCGCAAATCGCTTGA
- the metK gene encoding methionine adenosyltransferase yields MSTYIFSSESVGEGHPDKVADTISDAILDAVLAQDPKGRVACETLVKSNVVVIAGELTTTAKLDFETIVRNAIRGIGYTNSDDVFHADTVFINNYLTGQSPDIAQGVDAKKAKGKKTAEQGAGDQGIMFGYACDETPELMPAPVMFAHRLGRELTAIRKSGKVKWLRPDAKTQVSVEYVDGKPTRIVNVVISTQHAAGVEHAEIEKFCIEKVIKKVLPKNLLKGTEFLINPTGNFVIGGPQGDSGLTGRKIIVDTYGGTGRHGGGAFSGKDPSKVDRSAAYMGRWVAKNVVAAGLAKRCEVQFAYAIGHPLPVSVHVDTFGTGTKPDAAILEGILKVFSFKPADIIKQLKLLRPIYSKSTNYGHFGKDDEDLTWERTDKAAALKKAVK; encoded by the coding sequence ATGAGCACCTACATTTTCTCCTCCGAGTCCGTCGGCGAAGGCCATCCCGACAAAGTGGCGGACACGATCTCCGATGCGATCCTCGATGCAGTCCTCGCGCAGGACCCGAAGGGCCGCGTGGCGTGCGAAACCCTGGTGAAGAGCAACGTCGTCGTGATCGCCGGCGAGCTGACCACCACCGCAAAGCTCGATTTCGAGACCATCGTCCGCAATGCCATCCGCGGCATCGGCTACACCAACAGCGACGACGTGTTCCACGCGGACACCGTTTTCATCAACAACTACCTCACCGGCCAGTCCCCGGACATCGCCCAGGGCGTGGACGCGAAGAAGGCCAAGGGCAAGAAGACCGCGGAGCAGGGTGCCGGCGATCAGGGCATCATGTTCGGCTACGCTTGCGATGAGACCCCCGAGCTCATGCCCGCGCCGGTGATGTTCGCGCATCGCCTCGGCCGTGAGCTCACCGCCATCCGCAAGAGCGGCAAGGTGAAGTGGCTGCGCCCGGATGCGAAGACCCAGGTGTCCGTCGAGTATGTCGATGGCAAGCCGACCCGCATTGTGAACGTGGTGATCTCCACCCAGCACGCCGCTGGTGTGGAGCATGCAGAGATTGAGAAGTTCTGCATCGAGAAGGTCATCAAGAAGGTCCTTCCGAAGAACCTGCTCAAGGGCACCGAGTTCCTCATCAACCCGACCGGCAATTTCGTGATCGGCGGCCCGCAGGGTGACTCCGGCCTCACCGGCCGCAAGATCATCGTGGACACCTACGGTGGCACCGGCCGCCACGGTGGTGGTGCTTTCTCCGGCAAGGACCCGTCGAAGGTCGACCGCTCCGCCGCCTACATGGGCCGCTGGGTGGCCAAGAACGTCGTTGCCGCCGGTTTGGCCAAGCGCTGCGAGGTCCAGTTCGCCTACGCCATCGGCCACCCGCTCCCGGTGAGCGTGCATGTCGATACCTTCGGCACCGGCACCAAGCCCGACGCTGCGATTCTCGAAGGCATCCTGAAGGTGTTCTCCTTCAAGCCCGCCGACATCATCAAGCAACTCAAGCTGCTCCGCCCGATCTACTCGAAGTCCACCAACTACGGCCACTTCGGCAAGGATGACGAGGACCTCACCTGGGAGCGCACCGACAAGGCCGCGGCTCTGAAGAAGGCCGTCAAGTAA
- a CDS encoding complex I 24 kDa subunit family protein, translating to MSHSNVEDLVASPETPGSKFFAPFAVTAELEAEAAKRLAQFPDNQKRSAVLPLLHYVQHHHGFISAEAIVWVAQRIGIEPIKVAEVVTFYPGFRQSAPGVNHIRVCRTLSCAMGGSYELMEKLCQLTDINRSTSDSHHHPVAVSPCGKFSVEFAECLASCGTAPVCMVNDDFHEAITPDKAQALLDSYSNSTAGH from the coding sequence ATGTCCCATTCCAACGTCGAAGACCTCGTCGCATCTCCGGAAACACCGGGATCGAAATTCTTTGCTCCGTTCGCGGTGACGGCCGAGCTGGAAGCCGAGGCGGCCAAGCGTCTCGCCCAGTTCCCGGACAACCAGAAGCGCTCGGCGGTGCTACCCCTGTTGCACTACGTCCAGCACCACCACGGCTTCATCTCCGCGGAGGCGATCGTCTGGGTCGCGCAGCGCATCGGCATCGAGCCGATCAAGGTGGCGGAAGTGGTGACCTTCTACCCCGGCTTCCGTCAGTCGGCTCCCGGTGTGAACCACATCCGCGTCTGCCGCACGCTCTCCTGTGCGATGGGCGGCTCCTATGAGCTGATGGAAAAGCTCTGCCAGCTCACCGACATCAACCGCAGCACCTCGGACTCCCACCACCATCCCGTTGCGGTTTCCCCCTGCGGCAAATTCTCCGTCGAATTCGCGGAGTGCCTCGCCTCCTGCGGCACCGCTCCGGTCTGCATGGTGAACGATGACTTCCATGAGGCCATCACTCCTGACAAAGCACAGGCCCTGCTCGACAGTTACTCGAATTCCACCGCCGGACACTGA
- the nuoD gene encoding NADH dehydrogenase (quinone) subunit D, producing the protein MSNRTTEFEAPDTLARATAAAADHYHAETDDLMGEKMVLNMGPSHPATHGVLRLIIELDGEVITKADPDVGFLHRGDEKIAENMHYNQFVPYTDRLDYLAPLANNVAYACAVEKLMGWTLPPRGQALRVLCCELARLSSHMLGVGVCAMDVGAMTVFLYTFTEREKIYNLCEQLTGARFTTSYTRVGGQLRDMPAGFEQSTRQFLNECEVTIGEISKLLDKNKIYLDRMCDIGVISKEAAIAWGLTGPNLRASGVTRDLRKDRPYLGYEQYDFDVVIAEEGDCYARYQVRMEEMRQSIRICRQVLNTMPAGPVNLADTKSMLPDKERVLMSMEELIHHFIVATQGIDAPKGEVYFGAENPKGELGFYIHSTGGGVPHRLKIRSPSFCNLSITSKLLPGHMVSDIPAILGSLDFVMGECDR; encoded by the coding sequence ATGAGCAACCGTACCACCGAATTCGAAGCCCCCGATACCCTCGCCCGCGCCACGGCTGCGGCGGCAGATCATTATCATGCCGAGACGGACGACCTGATGGGCGAAAAGATGGTGCTCAACATGGGCCCCTCCCACCCGGCCACCCACGGGGTGCTGCGCCTCATCATCGAACTCGATGGCGAGGTCATCACCAAGGCGGATCCGGACGTTGGTTTCCTTCACCGCGGAGACGAGAAGATCGCGGAAAACATGCACTACAACCAGTTCGTGCCCTACACGGACCGGTTGGATTACCTCGCTCCGCTTGCCAACAACGTCGCCTACGCCTGCGCGGTTGAAAAGCTGATGGGATGGACCCTGCCACCACGTGGTCAGGCCCTGCGCGTGTTGTGCTGCGAGCTGGCCCGCCTTTCCTCCCACATGCTCGGCGTGGGCGTCTGCGCCATGGACGTGGGCGCGATGACTGTGTTCCTCTACACCTTCACGGAGCGCGAAAAGATCTACAACCTCTGCGAGCAACTCACCGGCGCCCGCTTCACCACCTCCTACACCCGCGTCGGCGGCCAGCTCCGCGACATGCCCGCGGGCTTCGAGCAATCCACCCGCCAGTTCCTCAACGAGTGCGAGGTGACCATCGGGGAAATCTCGAAGCTGCTCGACAAGAACAAGATCTACCTCGACCGCATGTGCGACATCGGGGTCATCAGCAAGGAAGCCGCCATCGCGTGGGGCCTCACCGGCCCGAACCTGCGCGCCTCCGGTGTCACCCGCGATCTGCGCAAGGACCGTCCCTACCTCGGCTACGAGCAATACGATTTCGACGTGGTCATCGCGGAAGAGGGCGACTGCTACGCCCGCTACCAAGTCCGCATGGAGGAAATGCGCCAGTCGATCCGCATCTGCCGCCAGGTCCTCAACACCATGCCCGCCGGTCCGGTGAACCTCGCCGACACCAAGAGCATGCTGCCGGACAAGGAGCGCGTGCTCATGTCGATGGAGGAACTCATCCACCACTTCATCGTCGCCACCCAGGGCATCGATGCACCGAAGGGCGAGGTTTACTTCGGCGCGGAAAACCCGAAGGGCGAGCTCGGCTTCTACATCCACTCCACCGGCGGCGGTGTCCCGCACCGCCTGAAGATCCGCAGCCCCTCCTTCTGTAACCTTTCGATCACCTCGAAGCTGCTCCCCGGCCACATGGTCTCCGACATCCCCGCGATCCTCGGTTCGCTGGACTTCGTCATGGGTGAGTGCGACCGCTGA